A genomic window from Sporosarcina sp. Marseille-Q4063 includes:
- a CDS encoding bi-domain-containing oxidoreductase has translation MKQVIQSLNNGETKLSEHPMPTLRPGVLLIQTVNTVVSVGTEKMLVDFGKSNYLKKAQQQPEKVKQVIDKVRTDGLQPTINAVRTKLDQPIALGYSNAGIVIAVGKDVKNFNVGDRVISNGSHAEVVSVPENLCAKIPDGVSYDEAAFTVISSIGLQGIRLAEPTLGETVVVTGLGLIGLLTVQLLKAHGCNVIASDFDQRKVDLAKSFGADAVNVGTGIDIVDYVNMKTKGRGADAVLITASTQSSDPISQAARMSRQRGRIILVGVTGLELNRSEFYEKELSFQVSCSYGPGRYDLNYEEKGQDYPIGFVRWTEQRNFEAILDMMSDKKLDVSPLITHRYKFNNAVDAYSTLSEDKNTIGIVLEYESQEIDIEASRSVTLNSHTTSIEGIPTIGIIGAGNFTNQTLLPAMNRQTVKKHTIVSSGGMTSVHVGQKYDFERASTEANHVFKEPAINVVFITTRHNSHAQYVKEGLSNQKHVFVEKPLCLTRAELEEIKEIEHDKILMVGFNRRFAPHVIKMKELLATVSQPKSVLITVNAGAIPADHWTQDLDVGGGRIIGEGCHFIDLARHLVGHKITGVQAMKMDTPGEEQFEDKVVMQFSFEDGSIASIQYLANGDKAFPKERVEVFAGNKVLSLDNFKTLTGHGWSGFSRYRTRTQDKGHANGIKAFLDGIKEGESPIPLEEIFEVTEATFDVVDQIRG, from the coding sequence ATGAAGCAAGTGATTCAAAGCTTAAATAACGGAGAAACAAAACTTTCAGAACATCCAATGCCAACATTGAGACCTGGAGTTTTGTTAATTCAAACGGTTAACACAGTTGTTTCTGTTGGCACTGAAAAAATGTTAGTGGATTTCGGGAAATCGAATTACTTGAAAAAAGCACAACAACAACCGGAGAAGGTAAAACAGGTTATCGACAAAGTTAGAACGGATGGTCTGCAACCAACAATTAATGCTGTCAGAACAAAATTAGATCAACCAATAGCATTAGGATATAGTAATGCGGGCATCGTTATTGCAGTCGGTAAAGATGTGAAGAACTTTAATGTTGGTGATCGCGTTATCTCCAATGGCTCACACGCTGAAGTTGTAAGTGTTCCAGAAAATTTATGTGCGAAGATTCCCGACGGCGTAAGCTATGACGAGGCAGCATTCACTGTTATCTCATCGATAGGATTGCAAGGTATTCGTTTAGCAGAGCCCACCCTAGGCGAAACAGTAGTTGTAACTGGACTAGGTCTTATTGGTCTTTTGACCGTTCAATTGTTAAAAGCTCATGGATGTAATGTAATTGCTTCTGACTTTGATCAACGAAAAGTAGATTTAGCTAAATCATTTGGTGCTGATGCTGTAAATGTAGGAACAGGAATTGACATTGTTGACTACGTCAATATGAAAACAAAAGGTCGGGGTGCTGATGCCGTATTAATCACTGCATCGACTCAGAGTAGTGATCCAATTTCCCAAGCGGCAAGAATGTCCAGACAACGTGGAAGAATCATTTTGGTTGGTGTAACAGGACTTGAGTTGAATCGATCCGAGTTTTATGAAAAAGAATTATCCTTCCAGGTATCTTGTTCTTATGGTCCAGGTAGATATGATCTAAATTATGAGGAAAAAGGACAGGACTATCCAATTGGATTTGTAAGATGGACTGAACAAAGAAACTTTGAGGCTATACTAGATATGATGAGTGATAAAAAGTTAGATGTATCGCCTCTAATCACACACAGATATAAGTTTAATAATGCTGTCGACGCATATTCAACATTATCAGAAGACAAAAACACAATAGGAATAGTATTGGAGTATGAATCTCAAGAAATAGATATAGAGGCTTCACGTTCTGTTACCTTAAATTCACACACCACTTCTATAGAAGGCATTCCTACTATTGGAATCATTGGCGCTGGTAATTTTACCAACCAAACTTTGCTTCCCGCAATGAATAGACAGACTGTAAAGAAACATACAATTGTCAGCAGTGGTGGCATGACGAGTGTTCATGTCGGCCAAAAGTATGATTTTGAAAGGGCTTCTACAGAAGCTAATCATGTGTTCAAAGAACCGGCTATCAATGTAGTTTTCATTACAACACGTCATAATAGCCACGCGCAATATGTAAAAGAGGGGTTAAGTAATCAAAAACATGTTTTTGTTGAAAAACCACTATGTTTAACACGCGCGGAATTAGAAGAAATTAAAGAGATTGAGCATGACAAAATATTAATGGTTGGATTTAACAGGAGATTCGCGCCGCATGTTATAAAAATGAAAGAATTGTTAGCGACAGTATCCCAACCTAAGTCGGTTCTGATTACTGTTAATGCAGGGGCTATACCAGCCGATCATTGGACTCAAGATTTAGATGTAGGCGGAGGTAGAATTATCGGTGAAGGCTGTCACTTCATCGACTTAGCCCGTCACTTGGTTGGTCATAAAATAACAGGTGTACAAGCCATGAAAATGGATACGCCTGGAGAAGAACAATTTGAAGATAAAGTAGTCATGCAATTTTCATTTGAAGACGGTTCGATAGCTTCAATCCAATACTTGGCTAATGGGGATAAAGCATTTCCTAAGGAACGTGTAGAAGTATTTGCGGGGAACAAAGTATTATCGCTTGATAATTTCAAAACGTTGACTGGTCATGGGTGGTCTGGCTTCTCAAGGTATAGAACACGTACTCAAGATAAAGGACACGCAAACGGGATAAAAGCATTCCTAGATGGCATTAAAGAAGGGGAATCTCCGATACCATTGGAGGAAATATTCGAAGTGACTGAAGCGACCTTTGACGTTGTCGATCAAATTAGAGGGTGA